tcatgccattaaTTAGTCCTTCCACTCCTCCAGCTCTGATAGGGAGATTCTATGAGCAGTAAAGCCTGTTTATTCCCAGTCAGAGCTCTTGAAGGataaggagaggagagggaatgttAAGAAAATGGTGTATGGTACATGCCTTGTTGTCCCAGAGGATGAAGAACTCAGttgctggaggaggtgggatAGGAGTTGGATGATAGAAGCTGGATTGCTGGATTTTAGTGTGTTCCAAATGACTTCTGGGTGTCCCCTCGCCCTGACTTGGCCACAGGAATTTCCACAACCACCAGGATTTGTTGTAGTACCTTTTGGCCATGAAAGACCCAATGGGAAATGGGCTCCCTGGTCACCAGCCCTCCACCCCCATCACTAGCTCCTGCATTTTCCTCTTGCAGACGAGCCATATTCAGTTTCCCGGAGGCGTTTACGGAACGGATGGAAAACCCATTCCCATAGAAAAGATTGTGAACTATTTCAATGGGTCCAATTGCCCAAGTTTGAGAGGAAAACCCAAACTCTTCTTCATCCAGGCCTGTGGTGGAGGTGAATCTTTGTCTTGGCTCCAGTAGCGCTGGGCTTCGGAGATGTGGTTAGGCTGTGGCTTTGGTTCCTCTTCTGTTGGTTGcctgtctctctctccagctgttTTGTCACTCCAGCTGTCTCTTCTTTTACCATGTGCTGagtggctgctccagctcttcGGCCGTAAGTCGATGTGGAAACACAAAGTGAGGAGTTTTGTACGAAACACCAATGGTTGCAGCTCGACCAGCGCAGCCGAAGGGCCAAAAGGCCTTGTTTTGTTCTAGGGcctttgtccttttctttcgCCATTTTTTCTTAACGTTGGATGTACAACTGTGGATCCCTTGGGTGGGGCGAACATCAGGAACTgtctcactgctgctttttgcaGAACAAAGAGATCGAGGCTTCCTAGTGGATTGCGATTCACCCAGAGATGAAACTCCCGGAGCTTCTTTGGAATCAGATGCGACTCCTTTTCGGGCTCCGTCGGGTAACGTGGATGAGCCAGATGCCATTGCCTGTTTGCCCACACCCAGCGACATCTTGGTCTCCTACTCAACTTTTCCAGGTGACAGTACTTTGCTGGGCACAGAGGAATTAGCAGAAAAGTCGGAGCTTCATAGCCAAAGTCAGCGGCAGTTCAGGGCGACGGCTCCGTTGGGGCGGCAGGAACTGAGCAGGATGAGAACAGCAGATGGGCTTTGGCATAAcattctccttctttctctgaagGTTTTGTCTCCTGGAGGGAGGCGACTGGCTCGTGGTACGTGGAGACACTGGACAGTGTGCTGGAGAGATATGCCCGTTCAGAGGATCTGCTGAACATGTTACTGCGggtaaatgtctttttttttgccttctttttgtGGTCGTGATGAAGGAAATAGTCAGGAATGTGATTAGTCAGGGTGTGGAGGCCTACaattaaaaaaggaatgagGATATTGAGTGCTGACTTTAGGGATGGGCTAATTGGAGGTACTGCAGAGAGATTTAATTACGAAGAAAGTGTCTGGCCTCAATCTGCCAAAAATCACCGCGAGGTTTGTCTGGCGAGGAGTAATCCTGGCAATACAGGCTTTAATCTTTCCAAGGAAATTGCTTAAAATGGTGTAGCTTGTCCCATCCTCTAAATCTGAGCTGATGGGACTTGGGTGCTATCAGGAGCCTGTTCTGGGGTTGGAGGATGGGGTTTGGATGTCACTGTGCTGCTTTGGCATGTGGTGGCTCAGCAGTTAGCAATTGCAAGGGAGAAGCACGAGCCCCTCTCTGCTGGCTGGTGTTCAGTGTAAGGAAACCACCTTGGGGAAGTGACAGGCACATCTGGAAGAAAATGGGTGGAAAggaatttgcttttaattgaATTCccaaaggggaggagggagttCTGGCTCATGCCAAGAAGCGCTTGCCAGAGGCAGGGGTTGGTGGTATGGCTGAGGTTTCTTGAAAACGTATTCCCCTGAGTTCACTTTGCCTTTGCCAGCAAAAATGTCTCATATTAAGAGCCCTGCTGTCTCTCACATCCATAGTCCCATTCCTGACCCCTGTTCCCAAGCTTCCTGCAACAGTCAGGAGAGCATCTGCTCCCCAACCGCTCTCCATCTGTTCTCAGGTGGCAAATGCTGTCTCAGCCAAGGGGAGCTACAAGCAGATCCCAGGATGTTTCAACTTCCTCCGTAAAAAATTCTACTTCATGTGTGACTGACACTTGGGCTCCGAGGTCCCTGCCAAGTGTGAGAGTTCCTTCCCTGTGGCCCAGTGAAATCTGTGCCTGCCACGACTCGGCATCGATGCTCCCGTGGATTTTGTCTGTCTCTCGAGATGTTTGTCTGGAGAAATGTGATCTGCAAACACTGTCCTTGCCGTGAAGTTGAGATGAGGTGGAGATCGTGCTGTGCCCATGGGAAATGCTGGGGATTGGAGCAGGAAGCCCCTTTTCTGGGGTACATGCTGGCCTGGAGCCTCTGGAGCCAGAGGAGAGCACCTCTGGCTCTTCACGTGGCCACACTTGGCCTCAGAGTGTTTTTCCTTGCTGATCCTGATATTTGTGTCCTGTGCTGCCCAGGTAACTGACTGATGGGATCAAGTTTGGCCCTCAGGTGTACTGAGATGAGTTTTGCCATCAGTGTTTCTaataaatgcagtgaaaaaGCAAATCTTTTGCTGTATTCCTTCCTCTGTTCCATCTCCTGATTGCCATTTTAGCACCTGCCAAAGGCTCCTCTGAaatgggaagagcaggaggacCTTAGCTCATGTAAATTTTTAACCCCTGCTGTTACTGGGAGAGTTTCTagtgtggctgtgccaggctgtggaGTAGGCGTCCTCCTCCTTTCCAGAAATCAGTTGGGTGTTAAACGGGAGTTACAGTAGGAAACTGATGAGGATTCTTTGGAATATCAGAGCTGAGGTAAATACTTgccctcaggagctgctgcagtcagcATTTCAGATCAGAAACCCTGGATGTGCATGGGATTTTGGGGGAGAAAGAATCCTCAGAGCAGCCCTTGGGAGGTGCAGTGGTCTTAGGGgaggtctgtgctgctgaggggcaGTCAGTAGGTATTTCCCTGCTTCTTTGGGAAGCATTTCTGATACTTTTAGGCAGTTttgtgctgcaggcagagcaatTCCCAGcctggggtttgggtttgggtgaAGGGATGGCTGGGAGTTaggagcagagggcagggagcaggaactGCCTGCCCCAAGTGAGGGGAATTGGGGGCAGGCTCAGGTTGAGCCAATTAGGGCAATGCTGGGGGTTGAAAGGCTGTGGCCAGTGAGACAGAGAGGATCTGCTTTCTGTTCTGGTCTCTTTTCTGGTCTCAAATCCTTGTGGTGAAGCCAGAAAACGTGACTGGGAACTGCCAGTGCCCATTGCTTGCACTGAAGCTGTTTTTAGGTACCACTGGATTGCAGCATCCTGCTGGAGATCTACCTCACTATGACCCCCCAAGACCATCCAGCCAgactccagcccctctcccatcAAACCACCAGCCAAACCTCGAGCCCTTGGGCTTGACGATGGCCATGGCTCTGCCCCCACCTGAGCACTTTGCGGGATGTCTGCCCATGTCACCCTCCCCAGGACCTCTGCAAGAAGGGGGGGGActctccccagcacaggggcagaACCCCAGGACCACAAGACACAGCCCCGGGTTTCAGTTCCACCACAACCCCCCCAAAGAACCACACGAGACCAGGTCAGCACTTTTGCCTTTATCACACTCAACACTTGAATCTCCACGTGCCGAGTCCTCAGTTGGAGCTTATTTTCTGCCAAAGACAAGGCACAGGGGGGCTCACGGTGAGACCCTCGGCGGGGCAGGGGCAGCGTGGCCAACCCCTGTGCGGGGGCAGAGGAAGGGGCACCCACCTCGTTGACCCAGTCGATGTAGGCGGACACCCGGGTGAACACCGTCGGCTTCCTGATCAGGTTGCAGCTCAGCCCGGAGCCGAAGCTGACGATCCCTTCCACCTCCCAGATCCCGTCCTCGCGCTGGCAGTTCAGGGGGCCGCCGGAATCGCCCTGCACGGAGAGGTACGTGCTCCACACCCAGCACTCCTGGGCTCCCCGCTGAGGCACCCCTGGCCATCCACCCCCACggctccatcccctcccctcccagtgctgcGGTCCCGCACCGCTCCCCCACCCACCGCCGCCCTGCAGTGCCGGCACTCACGCTGCAGCCAGAGACGATGCCGTCACCGCCGGCACACACCATGGTGGTGCGCACGTTGCTGCCCCACCAGTTCCTCTGGGAGCAGGTCTCGTAGTCCACCACgggcagcagagcctgctgcaggACATCGGCCAGGGGCCCGTAGGCTGTAATGACATGCAAGCCTCGTACCTCACAAACCCTGTGcctgcaccccctccccagggacccTCTGGGGACCCCCTGCTTACTCCTGATGCGTCCCCAGCCGGTGACGTAGCAGGGGTAGTCGTTGGGCAGGATCTTGTCGGCGTCGGGCAGGCAGGCGGCCCGGATGGTATCGC
This genomic window from Chiroxiphia lanceolata isolate bChiLan1 chromosome 22, bChiLan1.pri, whole genome shotgun sequence contains:
- the CTRC gene encoding chymotrypsin-C isoform X2, coding for MLGAVCLVVLLGYAYGCGQPAVPPQLGTRVVGGEDAVAHSWPWQISLQYESSGSWHHTCGGTLIAPQWVLTAAHCISSSLTYRVVLGKQVLSEDDEPGSVAVGVEKTIVHEKWNSFLIINDIALIKLEEEVQESDTIRAACLPDADKILPNDYPCYVTGWGRIRTYGPLADVLQQALLPVVDYETCSQRNWWGSNVRTTMVCAGGDGIVSGCSGDSGGPLNCQREDGIWEVEGIVSFGSGLSCNLIRKPTVFTRVSAYIDWVNEKISSN
- the CTRC gene encoding chymotrypsin-C isoform X1; translation: MLGAVCLVVLLGYAYGCGQPAVPPQLGTRVVGGEDAVAHSWPWQISLQYESSGSWHHTCGGTLIAPQWVLTAAHCISSSLTYRVVLGKQVLSEDDEPGSVAVGVEKTIVHEKWNSFLIINDIALIKLEEEVQESDTIRAACLPDADKILPNDYPCYVTGWGRIRSKQGVPRGSLGRGCRHRVCEVRGLHVITAYGPLADVLQQALLPVVDYETCSQRNWWGSNVRTTMVCAGGDGIVSGCSGDSGGPLNCQREDGIWEVEGIVSFGSGLSCNLIRKPTVFTRVSAYIDWVNEKISSN